The following coding sequences lie in one Candidatus Dadabacteria bacterium genomic window:
- a CDS encoding PA0069 family radical SAM protein, protein MRKVKPYIKGRGSQENPAGRFERIDFVADEDAPVADGAPRTVYYRDRTKTIISYNQSPDVSFDASINPYRGCEHGCVYCYARPTHEYLGLSAGLDFETKIFVKQNAPELLRKELRSAKWVPKPIAISGVTDCYQPAEKHFQITRKCLEVLREFQNPVGIITKHYLVTRDIDILSDMARIGCASVVISVTTLDGELSRKMEPRASQPEYRLRAIARLADAGIPVTVLIAPVIPGLTDHEIPEIMKEASSRGAVDAGYVMLRLPYGVADIFSEWLGRHYPDRKKKILGRIESMRDGDLSSSEYRVRMKGKGIFAEQTERIFRVAYGKFGFGGRKAPLDVSRFRRDGPAQLELF, encoded by the coding sequence ATTCGTAAAGTGAAGCCATACATAAAAGGAAGGGGATCCCAGGAGAACCCCGCGGGAAGGTTCGAGCGGATTGATTTTGTTGCGGACGAGGATGCGCCCGTCGCTGACGGCGCCCCCAGAACCGTTTACTACAGGGACCGGACGAAAACCATAATCTCCTACAACCAGAGTCCCGATGTTTCCTTTGACGCGAGCATCAATCCCTACCGGGGATGCGAGCACGGATGCGTTTACTGCTACGCAAGGCCCACGCACGAATACCTGGGGCTCTCCGCGGGGCTTGATTTCGAAACAAAGATTTTCGTAAAGCAAAATGCCCCTGAGCTTCTGAGAAAGGAGCTTCGCTCGGCGAAATGGGTTCCTAAGCCGATAGCGATAAGCGGGGTTACCGACTGCTATCAGCCGGCGGAAAAGCATTTTCAGATAACGAGAAAATGCCTCGAGGTTCTGAGGGAATTCCAAAACCCGGTCGGGATAATAACTAAACACTATCTGGTGACCCGCGATATTGATATTCTCTCCGACATGGCCAGAATCGGTTGCGCGAGCGTGGTTATCTCCGTCACGACGCTTGACGGCGAACTTTCAAGAAAGATGGAACCCAGAGCGTCGCAGCCCGAATACAGGCTCAGGGCAATAGCCAGGCTTGCGGACGCCGGTATTCCCGTGACGGTGCTCATAGCTCCGGTGATTCCCGGGCTAACTGACCATGAGATTCCGGAGATAATGAAAGAAGCTTCGTCCCGCGGAGCGGTCGACGCGGGTTACGTGATGCTCAGGCTTCCCTACGGAGTTGCCGACATATTCTCCGAGTGGCTTGGGCGCCACTACCCCGACAGAAAGAAAAAGATACTGGGGCGAATCGAGTCTATGAGGGACGGAGACCTTAGCTCTTCTGAGTACCGCGTCCGGATGAAGGGCAAGGGGATTTTCGCGGAGCAGACCGAAAGGATCTTTCGCGTGGCTTACGGGAAGTTCGGTTTTGGGGGAAGGAAGGCGCCTCTTGATGTTTCCCGCTTCAGAAGAGACGGGCCCGCCCAGCTCGAGCTTTTCTGA
- a CDS encoding endopeptidase La, whose translation MSDPENVNEKVLPLLPLRDVVIYPYMLAPLFVGREKSIKALEEAAKGSKEIFLSAQKDAKVNEPGNEDMYRIGTIGTIVQMLRLPDGTVKVLVEGKKRASISGFVSHKDMFVVKVKEIEEPSGESVEVEALMRSATKLFEDYVKLNTKIPSETLVTFMSIDEPGKLGDTVASHLSMKLSDKQEILEVLHPLERLEKLCEKMQSELEILQMEKRIGKRVKKQMEKAQREYYLNEQMKAIQKELGTGDDLKSEIDEFEEKLREKELPEDVEQRVKREINKLRLMSSMSAEATVVRNYIDWLLDLPWIKEKTEDRLDIEEAASILDEDHYGLEKPKERILEYLAVRVLAEKLKGPIICFVGPPGVGKTSLAKSIARAMGRKFVRTSLGGVRDEAEIRGHRRTYIGALPGKIIQGMKKAGTVNPVFLLDEIDKLGMDFRGDPASALLEALDPEQNSNFNDHYIEADYDLSKVMFIMTANVLHTIPWALQDRMEIIRLPGYTEQEKLQIARKFLIGKQKNDHGLNDHKVTIKNEALLQIIRRYTKESGVRNLEREIAALCRKVAREIVEKKKTKGVNITAKNVGKYLGTPKYEYGEIEQTDQVGAATGLAWTELGGELLTIEVSIVPGKGNFTVTGKLGEVMQESARAAMSYVRSRAQRLGLERLFYQNVDIHIHVPEGATPKDGPSAGIAIASAITSAITRKPINREIAMTGEITLRGRVLTIGGLKEKILAAHRGRVKEVLIPVENKKDIEDIPENVRREVKITPVEHMDEVVEKVLLSDEPVLKNFVVPKAGYPLEADPVPKNIN comes from the coding sequence ACGTTAACGAAAAAGTCCTTCCACTCCTTCCACTTCGCGACGTAGTTATATACCCCTACATGCTGGCCCCTCTTTTCGTGGGCAGGGAAAAATCCATCAAGGCTCTTGAGGAGGCGGCTAAGGGCAGCAAGGAAATATTCCTTTCGGCGCAGAAAGACGCGAAGGTGAACGAACCTGGGAACGAGGATATGTACAGAATCGGGACCATCGGAACGATAGTTCAGATGCTCCGGCTTCCCGACGGCACCGTGAAGGTTCTTGTCGAGGGCAAAAAGAGGGCCTCAATATCCGGCTTTGTTTCTCACAAGGACATGTTTGTCGTAAAAGTAAAGGAGATAGAGGAACCTTCGGGGGAAAGCGTCGAGGTTGAAGCGCTCATGCGTTCGGCGACCAAGCTTTTCGAGGATTACGTGAAACTCAACACGAAGATCCCCTCGGAAACCCTCGTGACTTTCATGTCCATTGACGAACCGGGCAAGCTCGGCGACACGGTCGCTTCGCATCTTAGCATGAAGCTTTCGGACAAGCAGGAGATTCTCGAGGTTCTCCATCCGCTCGAGAGGCTGGAGAAGCTTTGCGAGAAGATGCAGTCCGAGCTCGAGATACTCCAGATGGAAAAGCGCATAGGAAAAAGGGTCAAAAAGCAGATGGAGAAGGCCCAGAGGGAGTATTACCTCAACGAGCAGATGAAGGCAATTCAGAAGGAGCTCGGCACGGGAGATGACCTTAAAAGCGAAATAGACGAGTTTGAGGAAAAGCTTCGTGAGAAGGAGCTTCCCGAGGATGTTGAGCAGAGGGTAAAAAGAGAGATAAACAAGCTTCGCCTGATGTCCTCCATGTCGGCCGAGGCTACTGTGGTGAGAAACTATATCGACTGGCTTTTGGATCTGCCGTGGATAAAGGAGAAGACCGAGGACCGTCTTGACATCGAGGAAGCCGCATCGATTCTCGACGAGGATCACTACGGCCTTGAAAAACCCAAGGAGAGAATACTTGAATATCTGGCGGTTAGGGTTCTAGCCGAGAAGCTTAAGGGCCCGATAATCTGTTTCGTAGGACCCCCGGGCGTGGGAAAGACCTCTTTGGCCAAGTCCATAGCGCGCGCAATGGGCCGCAAGTTCGTCAGGACGTCTCTTGGCGGGGTAAGGGACGAGGCCGAGATAAGGGGACACAGGAGGACCTACATAGGAGCCCTTCCAGGCAAGATCATACAGGGAATGAAAAAGGCCGGAACCGTAAATCCTGTCTTTCTCCTCGACGAGATCGACAAGCTTGGGATGGATTTCAGGGGAGATCCGGCTTCGGCGCTTCTTGAGGCCCTTGACCCTGAGCAGAACTCAAATTTCAACGATCATTACATCGAGGCCGACTACGACCTCTCGAAGGTGATGTTCATAATGACGGCGAACGTGCTGCACACGATTCCCTGGGCGCTTCAGGACCGAATGGAGATAATCCGTCTTCCCGGATACACGGAGCAGGAGAAACTCCAGATAGCCAGGAAATTCCTTATAGGGAAGCAGAAGAATGATCATGGCCTTAACGACCACAAGGTGACCATAAAGAACGAGGCCCTTCTGCAGATCATAAGAAGGTACACGAAGGAAAGCGGCGTGAGGAACCTGGAGAGGGAAATAGCGGCGCTTTGCAGGAAGGTTGCGAGGGAGATCGTTGAGAAGAAAAAGACCAAGGGAGTCAACATCACCGCCAAGAACGTCGGCAAGTACCTCGGTACTCCCAAGTACGAGTACGGGGAGATTGAGCAGACCGATCAGGTGGGAGCCGCCACGGGACTTGCGTGGACGGAGCTTGGAGGGGAGCTTCTTACGATAGAGGTTTCCATTGTTCCCGGTAAAGGGAATTTCACCGTTACCGGCAAGCTCGGCGAGGTGATGCAGGAATCCGCGCGCGCGGCGATGAGCTACGTGAGGAGCCGGGCGCAACGCCTGGGGCTTGAAAGGCTTTTCTATCAGAACGTGGATATACACATTCACGTTCCCGAGGGAGCTACTCCCAAGGATGGGCCGAGTGCCGGCATAGCGATAGCAAGCGCCATTACGAGCGCCATTACGAGAAAGCCCATAAACAGGGAAATCGCAATGACGGGAGAGATTACGCTTCGCGGAAGAGTGCTTACCATCGGGGGGCTCAAGGAGAAAATCCTCGCCGCCCACAGGGGAAGGGTGAAGGAAGTGCTGATTCCCGTAGAGAATAAGAAAGACATTGAGGACATACCGGAGAACGTGAGAAGAGAGGTAAAGATAACTCCAGTGGAACATATGGACGAAGTTGTTGAAAAGGTGCTTCTCTCGGATGAGCCTGTGCTCAAGAACTTCGTAGTTCCCAAGGCCGGTTACCCCCTCGAGGCCGACCCGGTGCCGAAGAACATAAACTGA
- a CDS encoding ATP phosphoribosyltransferase, whose amino-acid sequence MITIATPRGRLLEETVDLFKKASIDITEIIKDSRKLIFEFEEAGMRLLIVRPTDVTSYVEYGAADCGIVGKDTLMEQDCGLYEPLDLRIGKCKMVVAAPKGFEKSGKASLRIATKYPKIASDFYNKKGISTEVIKLYGSVELAPIIGLCDAIVDLTATGETLKKNDLEIVEVVAEVSAKLIVNKVSMKIKSKEIKELIEKLEEVR is encoded by the coding sequence GTGATAACCATAGCGACGCCCAGAGGGAGGCTGCTTGAGGAGACCGTCGATCTCTTCAAGAAAGCCTCGATAGACATAACGGAGATAATAAAGGATTCGAGAAAACTCATATTCGAGTTCGAAGAGGCGGGGATGAGGCTGCTTATAGTGAGACCCACAGACGTCACCTCCTACGTCGAGTACGGCGCCGCGGACTGCGGAATAGTCGGCAAGGACACGCTAATGGAGCAGGACTGCGGCCTCTACGAGCCTCTCGACCTCAGAATAGGAAAATGCAAGATGGTGGTCGCCGCTCCGAAGGGCTTTGAGAAATCGGGCAAGGCATCCTTGCGGATCGCGACAAAGTACCCGAAGATCGCAAGCGATTTCTACAACAAAAAAGGCATAAGCACGGAAGTCATAAAACTCTACGGTTCGGTTGAGCTTGCCCCCATAATAGGGCTTTGCGACGCTATAGTTGATCTTACGGCCACGGGAGAAACCCTTAAGAAAAACGACCTTGAGATAGTGGAAGTGGTAGCGGAGGTAAGCGCGAAGTTGATCGTCAACAAGGTAAGCATGAAAATAAAGTCAAAGGAAATAAAGGAACTGATTGAGAAACTTGAGGAGGTAAGATAG